A single genomic interval of Cucumis sativus cultivar 9930 chromosome 5, Cucumber_9930_V3, whole genome shotgun sequence harbors:
- the LOC101210433 gene encoding uncharacterized protein LOC101210433, giving the protein MQKLLRLNPSSSSSVPILCTAVKPFSSLPSNTTPFIFKPPHPLLMSAASPFHTAGAPSPFTSPSLSRNPSSAAVSSRLSAANSSRNCYLCRCAVDTPAALRAWAVFKDGRNGLRPAWLHTDSDGLFSSSGEGLKSSRVSVSGDNGGGEDGFSCDNDEEGEKVLEEKGSKSTRRQRSLAGGGVLVGNPDLLTIPGVGPRNLKKLVEKGIAGVAELKQLYKDKFFGDSSPKMVEFLQSSVGIIHRNHAESITSYIKDSVDKELTEDSSNSDAKSSLKKRLTFCVEGNISVGKTTFLQRIANETLELRDLVEVVPEPIDKWQDIGPEHFNILNAFYAQPQRYAYTFQNYVFVTRVMQERESSGGIKPLRLMERSVFSDRMVFVRAVHEANWMNEMEISIYDSWFDPVVSTLPGLVPDGFIYLRASPDTCHQRMKLRKRAEEGGVSLEYLRDLHEKHESWLFPFQSGNHGVLSVSKLPLHQDNSLHPDIRDRVFFLEGDHMHRSIQKVPALVLDCEPNIDFSKDVEAKRRYARQVAEFFAFVKKKNEASSSTAGQDGANVSQPQVMLGNKHLWVPGRNHFPESALGSLEFRRAMSYMSG; this is encoded by the exons ATGCAGAAGCTGTTGCGATTAAAcccttcctcttcttcctcagTCCCCATTCTCTGTACTGCGGTTAAACCCTTTTCCTCTCTACCTTCCAACACCACCCCCTTCATCTTTAAACCACCACACCCCCTTTTAATGTCTGCTGCTTCCCCATTTCACACCGCTGGCGCTCCCTCCCCCTTTACCTCGCCGTCTCTTTCCAGAAACCCTTCTTCTGCTGCCGTCTCTTCCCGCCTTTCCGCCGCTAATTCCTCAAGAAATTGCTACTTGTGCAGATGCGCCGTTGATACCCCTGCCGCGTTGCGGGCCTGGGCTGTGTTCAAGGATGGTCGAAATGGGTTGCGCCCGGCGTGGCTGCACACGGATTCTGATGggttgttttcttcttctggtGAGGGGTTGAAGAGCTCGCGAGTGAGTGTATCTGGTGATAATGGTGGAGGTGAAGATGGATTTTCCTGTGATAATGATGAAGAAGGAGAGAAGGTTTTAGAGGAAAAGGGGTCGAAGTCGACTAGGAGGCAGCGGAGTTTGGCTGGTGGAGGCGTGTTGGTTGGTAATCCTGATTTGTTGACTATTCCAGGAGTTGGTCcaagaaatttgaagaagcTGGTAGAGAAGGGGATTGCAGGGGTGGCTGAGCTCAAGCAGTTGTATAAAGATAAG TTCTTTGGTGATTCAAGCCCGAAGATGGTTGAGTTCTTACAGAGTTCTGTTGGAATTATCCACAGAAATCATGCTGAAAGTATAACCAGTTATATAAAAGACAGTGTAGATAAGGAGTTGACGGAGGACAGTTCAAACTCAGATGCAAAGTCATCTCTGAAGAAACGTTTAACATTCTGTGTTGAGGGAAATATTAGTGTTGGAAAGACAACATTCCTTCAAAGAATAGCTAATGAAACTCTCGAACTACGTGACCTGGTTGAAGTGGTTCCGGAGCCTATTGACAAATGGCAGGATATAGGACCTGAACACTTCAATATACTAAATGCTTTTTATGCCCAGCCTCAGAGATATGCATATACTTTCCAGAATTATGTATTTGTCACAAGGGTTATGCAGGAGAGAGAGTCATCTGGTGGAATCAAGCCACTCAGGTTGATGGAAAGGAGCGTTTTCAGCGATAGAATg GTGTTTGTGAGGGCTGTTCATGAAGCAAATTGGATGAATGAGATGGAGATCAGCATCTACGACTCATGGTTTGATCCAGTTGTGTCAACCTTGCCTGGGCTTGTCCCTGATGGTTTCATCTATCTTAGAGCAAGCCCTGATACTTGTCATCAAAGAATGAAGTTACGTAAGAGAGCTGAAGAAGGTGGGGTCAGTTTAGAGTATCTCCGTGACTTGCACGAGAAGCATGAAAGCTGGTTGTTCCCTTTCCAAAGTGGTAACCATGGGGTTCTGTCCGTCAGTAAGCTACCATTACATCAAGACAATTCTTTACACCCTGATATCAGGGACCGTGTCTTTTTCTTGGAGGGCGACCATATGCATAGAAGTATTCAGAAG GTGCCTGCCTTGGTTCTTGATTGTGAACCAAACATTGATTTCAGCAAAGATGTTGAAGCTAAGAGACG GTATGCTCGTCAAGTTGCCGAATTCTTTGCatttgtaaaaaagaagaatgaagctTCTTCATCAACTGCTGGCCAAGACGGTGCAAATGTTTCCCAACCACAAGTAATGCTGGGAAATAAACATTTATGGGTACCGGGCAGAAATCATTTCCCAGAATCAGCTCTAGGATCATTGGAATTCAGGCGGGCAATGTCTTACATGTCTGGTTAG
- the LOC101210677 gene encoding transcription factor MYB8 has product MGRSPCCEKAHTNKGAWTKDEDQRLIDYIRLHGEGCWRTLPKAAGLLRCGKSCRLRWINYLRPDLKRGNFTEDEDELIIKLHSLLGNKWSVIAGRLPGRTDNEIKNYWNTHIKRKLITRGIDPQTHRPLNEPPTTAAALSPRLPYQNHHHHHRRHHHHLTPNDHSSSSSSSLPNIAELPIMKAATNVQSSDPDEEGSGTTTEMDPPLPAAEPTLGVHVKTEVNLELSIGLHPFQAEAVRGSSLGSSAESRLREERRALVRCLCWELGWEKGGECNRNCERTYGWFRASAMGSTS; this is encoded by the exons atggGAAGATCCCCTTGCTGTGAAAAAGCCCACACCAACAAAGGCGCTTGGACCAAAGATGAAGACCAACGCCTCATCGATTACATTCGCCTCCATGGTGAAGGCTGTTGGCGTACTCTCCCTAAGGCTGCTG gatTGCTTCGTTGCGGCAAAAGCTGTAGGCTTCGTTGGATCAATTACCTTCGTCCTGATCTCAAACGTGGCAATTTCactgaagatgaagatgaactCATCATCAAACTCCATTCCCTTCTTGGAAACAA ATGGTCTGTGATTGCTGGTCGATTACCTGGAAGAACAGATAAcgaaattaaaaactattgGAACACTCACATCAAGAGAAAACTCATCACCCGTGGCATCGATCCACAAACCCACCGCCCTCTCAACGAACCCCCCACCACCGCCGCCGCCCTCTCCCCACGTTTGCCTTACCAGAACCATCACCATCATCATCGTcgtcatcatcatcatctcacGCCCAACGACcattcctcctcttcttcctcctctctTCCCAACATCGCAGAACTTCCAATTATGAAGGCTGCAACCAACGTCCAGTCCTCCGACCCCGACGAAGAAGGAAGCGGCACCACCACGGAGATGGATCCGCCCCTGCCTGCGGCGGAACCCACGTTGGGAGTCCATGTGAAAACAGAGGTGAACTTGGAGCTCTCAATTGGGCTGCACCCATTTCAAGCAGAGGCAGTAAGGGGGTCGTCGCTGGGGAGCTCAGCAGAGTCGAGATTACGAGAAGAGAGAAGGGCGTTGGTGAGGTGCTTGTGCTGGGAATTGGGATGGGAGAAGGGGGGAGAGTGTAACCGGAATTGTGAGAGGACATACGGGTGGTTCCGGGCAAGTGCTATGGGTTCTACTTCATAG
- the LOC101208796 gene encoding O-fucosyltransferase 9: MHGYSRLNTSRSSVSLSPPASPRHRQLRSRTGSDSGNSSGGFSVRDSKQSSIMEKLVFLILSAVFRRKGLLLFAPLLYISMMLLYMGSLNFDVSISNLKTRVVSVSKRAPPGTVYRSPQVFEKLWPFMEAESRNSTTHALSTAWNSKVHHVWKPCISSSTVTELPKSNGFLIIEANGGLNQQRLSICDAVAVAGLLNASLVIPIFHLNSVWRDSSKFGDIFDEDFFIQALSKHVNIVRELPADVLQQYNNNISSIVNLRVKAWSSPMYYLHKVLPKLLQLRAVRIAPFSNRLAHGVPSDVQALRCLANFEALRFAESIRMLADLMVDRMIKKSSQSGGKYISVHLRFEEDMVAFSCCEYDGGEEEKHEMDLARERSWRGKFRRRGRVIRPGVNRVDGKCPLTPLEVGMMLRGMGFDNTSSIYVAAGKIYKAEKFMAPLRQMFPRLETKDTIATKEELAPFKGHSSRLAALDYTVCLHSEVFVTTQGGNFPHFLMGHRRYIYGGHAKTVKPDKRKLALIFDDPNIRWQNFAQQMQDMLRHNDQKGMEMKKSSGSLYTFPMPDCMCKVPNSKNHD, from the exons ATGCATGGCTACAGCCGCTTGAACACTTCGCGTTCCAGTGTCTCGCTGTCGCCGCCGGCCTCCCCTCGGCATCGGCAACTAAGAAGTCGGACTGGCAGTGATAGTGGTAACAGTTCCGGCGGTTTCAGTGTTCGTGACTCGAAGCAGAGCAGCATTATGGAGAAAttggtttttcttattttgtcgGCGGTGTTTAGAAGAAAAGGGCTACTTCTGTTTGCTCCCTTGTTGTATATTTCAATGATGTTATTGTATATGGGCTCCTTGAATTTCGATGTTTCCATTTCCAATCTGAAAACCAGGGTTGTTTCAGTTAGCAAACGCGCTCCGCCGGGGACTGTGTATAGGAGTCCTCAGGTTTTTGAGAAGCTCTGGCCTTTCATGGAAGCTGAGAGCCGAAATAGTACCACACATGCG TTGTCAACTGCATGGAATTCGAAAGTGCACCATGTTTGGAAACCATGCATCAGTAGCAGCACTGTGACAG AGTTGCCAAAGTCGAATGGTTTTCTTATCATCGAAGCCAATGGTGGGTTAAATCAGCAAAGATTGTCG ATATGTGATGCAGTTGCAGTGGCTGGACTACTGAATGCTTCTCTTGTCATTCcaatatttcatttgaatAGTGTTTGGCGAGATTCAAG CAAATTTGGTGATATTTTCGACGAAGATTTTTTCATACAAGCATTAAGCAAGCATGTTAATATTGTGAGAGAGCTCCCAGCTGATGTGCTGCAGcagtataataataatataagcaGTATTGTGAACTTAAGAGTAAAAGCGTGGTCAAGCCCAATGTACTATTTACATAAAGTCCTTCCGAAGCTCTTGCAATTGAG GGCTGTAAGGATTGCCCCATTCTCCAACCGGTTGGCTCATGGAGTTCCTTCTGATGTTCAAGCACTTAGATGCTTAGCCAATTTTGAAGCTTTGAGGTTTGCAGAATCTATAAGAATGCTGGCAGATCTCATGGTTGATCgaatgattaaaaaaagctCTCAAAGTGGAGGGAAATATATTTCAGTTCATCTTCGTTTCGAAGAG GATATGGTTGCATTTTCGTGCTGTGAATATGATGGGGGAGAGGAAGAGAAGCACGAGATGGACCTGGCTAGAGAAAGGAGCTGGAGAGGAAAATTCAGAAGAAGGGGGAGAGTAATAAGGCCTGGTGTTAATAGGGTGGATGGAAAATGTCCTTTAACCCCATTGGAG GTCGGAATGATGCTTAGAGGAATGGGTTTTGACAATACAAGTTCCATATATGTTGCAGCAGGAAAAATTTATAAAGCAGAAAAGTTTATGGCCCCACTTAGGCAGATGTTTCCACGTTTAGAAACGAAAGATACGATAGCTACTAAGGAAGAACTTGCTCCTTTCAAg GGCCACTCTTCTAGATTGGCTGCTCTTGATTACACAGTATGTCTTCATAGTGAAGTCTTTGTCACAACTCAAGGTGGGAATTTCCCCCACTTTTTGATGGGTCACAGGCGCTATATTTATGGCGGACATGCAAAGACAGTCAAACCAGACAAGAGGAAACTAGCGTTAATTTTTGATGATCCTAATATACG ATGGCAGAACTTCGCGCAACAAATGCAAGACATGCTTCGCCATAATGATCAGAAGGGaatggaaatgaaaaagtCCAGTGGATCGCTGTATACGTTTCCCATGCCGGATTGCATGTGCAAAGTACCGAACTCGAAGAACCATGATTAG
- the LOC101210920 gene encoding uncharacterized protein LOC101210920, with the protein MKRVYCLLLQLSLGEQFDLSRNQAALNELNHEFGQFGFKGSSRDLLGLADVLFKELGRRFKGVFHDLRNDSFSPSPEVAHKNIDFWDTIEEFMLLLRSCLVIMTLVDFEQDALLEKAGILLSVLRKLLHLITSGKEEESISLEKSFLHECRITESDCTTFVSEDFFASLCILEPSDPCHPFICAVLEVFVDELLMHRSLREYFMLVDSVSSTNKMVFVHNLDHGGIGTVLEVISAHFILSVSDQQAFHNFLNRLYWARYGDFKAPELSLTSALSLLLNPVMLSAPKLFQAHFISLVCEVIGNGIFLKSSNPDQRLMDWYLIGFETAIMLYNKHMSNSYMKDTPLNCNGCFSDPSVPWIQQPFESYIHQVRRGKINNLSSKYENTRLFFREKSELLALSISYVEENRHILDESLEDDSLSILHCIFLGASQDDVNDTEIYKTGYSSQYDIYLLASILKLMSSSFLPTIWCLRHHGNSGGLKTLRDIFSCKEYNFISSIISCFQEFDVFLPNQNLISEVMKSYPKRHKNSKWMFLHFIGLLALSFSIGSDILVKDCVLVIMVTLNLFVFEEGDLDALSSFIGSEKANEGVYHLKSSKTVAMEFKKIQTIHVSTNSLESCHSRKQDESGQWLGTAAIHSSEKESSIEVEEAEETWSGEIFLKCLGSSSHDDIADFVECKRGKDYTQWMKNRRKYRKWKSHKLAVLRWKKKKHIWKCIKTNK; encoded by the exons ATGAAACGTGTGTACTGTCTCCTGCTCCAATTGTCTTTAGGTGAACAGTTTGATTTATCTAGAAATCAAGCTGCGTTGAACGAGTTGAACCACGAATTTGGTCAGTTTGGATTCAAGGGAAGTTCTCGGGATCTTTTGGGTCTGGCAGATGTTTTGTTCAAAGAACTTGGTAGGAGGTTTAAAGGAGTTTTCCATGATTTGAGAAATGACTCTTTTAGCCCTTCTCCTGAAGTTGctcataaaaatattgatttctGGGATACCATTGAAGAGTTTATGTTGCTCTTAAGAAGTTGTTTGGTTATCATGACTCTCGTTGATTTTGAACAAGACGCTTTACTGGAAAAGGCCGGTATCCTTCTTTCAGTTCTCAGGAAATTGCTCCATTTGATTACAAGTGGAAAGGAGGAAGAGTCTATCAGCTTGGAAAAGTCTTTTTTACACGAATGCAGAATCACTGAATCTGATTGTACTACCTTTGTCTCTGAGGATTTTTTTGCTTCCTTGTGTATTTTAGAACCTTCTGATCCATGCCATCCATTCATATGTGCAGTCCTTGAG GTATTTGTGGATGAGCTTCTGATGCATAGATCGTTAAGAGAATACTTTATGCTGGTAGATTCTGTATCTTCTACTAATAAAATGGTATTTGTGCACAACCTAGATCATGGTGGAATTGGGACAGTGCTGGAGGTCATTTCTGCTCATTTTATCTTGTCGGTCTCTGATCAACAGGCATTTCATAATTTCCTCAATAGACTATATTGGGCACGCTATGGGGATTTTAAAGCTCCTGAACTAAGCCTGACCTCAGCTTTATCATTACTTCTAAATCCTGTCATGCTCTCTGCACCCAAACTGTTCCAAGCTCATTTTATTTCACTGGTTTGTGAAGTCATTGGCAATGGCATTTTCTTGAAATCCTCAAACCCAGATCAGAGGCTTATGGATTGGTACCTTATAGGGTTTGAAACGGCAATCATGTTGTATAATAAACATATGTCTAATTCTTATATGAAAGATACCCCATTGAATTGCAATGGATGTTTTTCCGATCCAAGTGTGCCATGGATTCAGCAACCTTTTGAATCTTATATTCATCAAGTTAGGAGAGGAAAAATTAACAATCTTTCTTCCAAATATGAAAACACACGTTTGTTTTTTAGGGAAAAATCAGAGCTTTTAGCCTTGTCGATTTCGTATGTCGAGGAGAACAGACATATTTTGGATGAATCGCTTGAAGACGATTCTTTATCAATCTTACATTGTATATTTCTTGGCGCTTCTCAGGATGATGTTAATGACACTGAGATTTACAAGACTGGGTATTCAAGTCAATATGATATTTATCTTCTTGCTTCTATATTGAAGTTGATGAGTTCATCGTTTTTGCCCACTATCTGGTGTCTAAGGCACCATGGAAATTCTGGTGGCCTTAAAACCTTACGAGACATTTTTTCTTGTAAGgaatacaattttatttcgAGTATCATTAGCTGTTTTCAGgaatttgatgttttcttaCCAAATCAGAATCTCATATCTGAAGTGATGAAATCTTACCCAAAGAGGCATAAGAATTCCAAGTGGATGTTCCTGCATTTTATAGGACTACTGGCATTAAGCTTTTCTATAGGCTCTGACATCTTAGTCAAAGACTGTGTACTTGTAATTATGGTAACGTtgaacttgtttgtttttgaagaGGGAGATTTAGATGCCCTATCATCATTCATTGGCTCTGAGAAAGCTAACGAg GGTGTCTACCACCTAAAATCTAGTAAAACAGTTGCAATGGAGTTCAAAAAGATTCAGACAATTCACGTAAG TACGAATTCTCTCGAAAGCTGCCATAGTAGAAAACAGGATGAGTCAGGACAATGGTTGGGAACTGCAGCCATTCATAGCAGTGAAAAGGAAAGTAGTATTGAAGTAGAGGAAGCGGAAGAAACTTGGAGTGGGGAgatatttctaaaatgtttgGGCTCTTCATCCCATGATGATATAGCAGACTTTGTGGAGTGCAAGCGTGGGAAGGATTATACGCAGTGGATGAAGAATAGACGAAAATATCGCAAATGGAAATCACATAAATTGGCAGTGTtgagatggaagaaaaagaaacatatctGGAAATgtatcaaaacaaacaaatga